A genomic segment from Gadus morhua chromosome 4, gadMor3.0, whole genome shotgun sequence encodes:
- the wdr45 gene encoding WD repeat domain phosphoinositide-interacting protein 4: protein MAQQRGVNSLQFNQDQSCFCCAMETGVRIYNVEPLMEKGHLDHEQVGSVAQCSMLHRSNLLAVVGGGVNPKFSEISVLIWDDASEARDPKDKLVLEFTFTKPVLAVRMRHDKIIIVLKNRIYVYSFPDNPVKLFEFDTRDNPKGLCDLCPSMEKQLLVFPGHKCGSLQLVDLSNTKPGTSSAPFTINAHQSEIACVALNQPGSVAASASRKGTLIRLFDTTTRDKLVELRRGTDPATLYCINFSHDSSFLCASSDKGTVHIFALKDTKLNRRSALARVGKVGPVIGQYVDSQWSLASFTVPAECACICAFGKNTSKNVNSVIAICVDGTFHKYVFTPDGNCNREAFDVYLDICDDDDF, encoded by the exons ATGGCTCAGCAAAGAGGAGTCAATAGTCTCCAGTTCAACCAAGACCAGA GCTGTTTCTGTTGTGCTATGGAAACCGGGGTCAGGATTTACAACGTGGAGCCCCTGATGGAGAAAGGCCATCTTG ACCACGAGCAGGTGGGCAGCGTGGCCCAGTGCTCCATGCTGCACCGGTCCAACCTGCTAGCggtggtgggaggtggagtCAACCCCAAGTTCTCCGAAATCTCAG TGCTGATCTGGGATGACGCAAGCGAGGCAAGGGACCCCAAGGACAAGCTGGTGCTGGAGTTCACCTTCACCAAGCCCGTTCTGGCTGTCCGCATGAGACATGACAA GATCATTATTGTTCTGAAGAACAGAATCTACGTGTACAGTTTCCCGGACAACCCCGTCAAGCTGTTTGAGTTTGACACCAGGGACAACCCCAAAG GACTGTGTGACCTGTGTCCTAGTATGGAGAAACAGCTTCTGGTCTTTCCAGGTCATAAATGTGGCAGTCTACAGCTTGTT GACCTGTCCAACACCAAACCGGGCACGTCGTCGGCCCCCTTCACCATCAACGCCCACCAGAGTGAGATCGCGTGCGTGGCGCTGAACCAGCCGGGCAGCGTGGCGGCGTCGGCCTCCCGGAAGGGCACCCTCATCCGCCTGTTCGACACGACCACGCGGGACAAGCTGGTGGAGCTCCGCCGGGGCACGGACCCCGCCACCCTATACTG CATCAACTTCAGCCACGACTCGTCGTTTCTCTGTGCGTCCAGTGACAAGGGCACGGTCCACATCTTCGCCCTGAAGGACACCAAACTCAACCGACGCTCCGC GTTGGCTCGCGTGGGGAAGGTGGGCCCTGTGATTGGCCAGTACGTGGACAGCCAGTGGTCCCTGGCCAGTTTCACCGTGCCCGCCGAATGTGCCTGCATTTGCGCATTTGGGAAGAATACGTCGAAGAATGTGAACTCAGTAATTG CCATTTGTGTTGACGGCACATTCCATAAGTACGTGTTCACACCCGACGGAAACTGCAACCGCGAAGCCTTCGATGTTTACCTGGACatatgtgatgatgatgacttcTGA